The Oncorhynchus gorbuscha isolate QuinsamMale2020 ecotype Even-year unplaced genomic scaffold, OgorEven_v1.0 Un_scaffold_1834, whole genome shotgun sequence genome window below encodes:
- the LOC124024361 gene encoding complement C4-like isoform X1, with translation MQSYDLGCSYGGGSDTASVLNDAGLSFISNSHVLSRMRKGFNCESGFRRQRRSLDLQEQMVSIKSRYSDAKLQECCSHGLSQIPMLRTCQQRAERVARANKDHVCVKAFLDCCIEGEKLREKKKRDDAQRGHGRTATATDIEDFFDTTNQQIRRSFPPSFAFTVVDINGKGSHTVALPDSITTWEIQAVSLSASHGICVAEPHEFRVFKKVFVSLRLPYSVKRFEQMSIAPVVYNYWDQAAQIALHMERNDKLCSPGSNSIKTYVNITVEAHSSKAVTFSAVPMETGPIPIKIRLYDIENEDSSDAIEKILNVRTEGIEKRVEETHFVDLNGNIGKSRKSFTIDGKLPDNTVPGSSTNIFVKMEGELFGKSTSTTLLSPDGVRSLLNAPHGCAEQTMKRMAPTALALRYLDLSQRWYELPAGTKDTALQFTEQGYMRILTFKKGDGSYGAWTHHPTSYWLTGLVVKVMSLVAERQNAGGGEKGRWAQGVSEQHIIDSVRYLLVKQKEDGSFSDPNPVIHREMQGGIGGIEGDVSMTAFITVALNHSLPFLTDNKERSDTKAIISKATDYLLSRVEGLQRPYAVAITAYCLSVCLSDRKQAEPAWEKLKGLATEGEDHCRGWYANAGMVNEEKKHYVPTTEAITVETTAYALLTAVAHKDAEWADSAACWLTSQENYGGGFKSTQDTIVALEALSEYALSRPQPPITEVEVQFTIPGKSDIQKLSLDNKGDKVETELKRLIGNPIINVALTGQGKAKMKVTKAYHLLDTSDDCNLLSITVKVEGRVKYTAQIVEDYNDYEGDYGDGEKREEEDVPRSAIEWFDARSRHRRDTQQSRNSENDVEYEVCVSHSLTRNLTGMSIADITLLSGFEAQTDDLDKLKNPDEQYISHYEVSHGKVLLYFNEIEERECVTFRAVQTVTIGLLQPAPATFYDYYEPDRKCTTFYAAPKRSKMVSTLCSGDVCQCSERPCHKEKDTFGPLKLEKKDRFEHACYSPTVDYGFIVQVISMSVKSNFELYTTNVTQVLRATGDVKLEESKVRVFAKRLQCKGQLETGKTYLIMGKDGSTTDSNGQMQYLLESNTWIEQVPNERKCQGSKNRPTCKKFKDFVSEYMLNGCTQ, from the exons ATGCAGTCCTATGACCTCGGTTGCTCATACGGTGgcggctcagatacagcctctgTGTTGAATGACGCTGGCTTGTCATTCATCTCCAACTCTCATGTGCTATCTAGGATGAGGAAGG GGTTTAACTGTGAGTCAGGCTTCAGACGACAGAGGCGTTCCCTGGACCTCCAGGAGCAGATGGTGTCCATAA AATCCAGGTACTCAGACGCCAAGCTGCAGGAGTGTTGTTCTCATGGCTTGTCCCAGATCCCCATGCTGAGGACGTGTCAGCAGAGAGCCGAGAGAGTGGCACGAGCCAATAAGGACCATGTCTGTGTCAAGGCCTTCCTGGACTGCTGCATAGAGGGAGAGAAGTTGAGGGAGAAGAAGAAACGAGACGACGCCCAGAGAGGACATGGCAGGA ctgcGACTGCCACAGACATCGAAGACTTCTTTGACACAACCAATCAGCAAATACGCAGAAGTTTCCCCCCAAGCTTTGCATTCACAGTGGTCGATATAAACGGCAAAGGAAG tCATACTGTGGCTCTGCCTGATTCCATCACCACCTGGGAGATACAGGCTGTCAGCTTGTCTGCTTCTCATg GCATCTGTGTGGCAGAACCACATGAGTTCCGTGTGTTTAAGAAGGTTTTTGTCTCTCTGAGGCTGCCGTACTCAGTCAAAAGATTTGAGCAGATGTCTATTGCTCCTGTTGTCTACAACTATTGGGACCAGGCTGCACAG ATTGCACTCCACATGGAGAGAAATGACAAGCTCTGTTCACCAGGCTCCAATTCCATCAAAACCTATGTCAACATCACCGTGGAGGCCCACTCCTCCAAAGCCGTCACATTCTCTGCAGTACCCATGGAAACCGGCCCCATACCCATCAAAATACGCCTTTATGACATAGAGAATGAGGACAGCAGTGATGCTATTGAAAAGATTCTGAATGTTAGA ACGGAGGGAATAGAGAAGAGAGTGGAGGAAACTCATTTTGTTGACCTGAATGGTAATATTG GGAAGAGTCGCAAATCTTTCACGATTGATGGAAAGTTACCAGACAACACAGTCCCTGGCTCCAGCACCAATATCTTCGTCAAGATGGAAG GGGAGCTGTTTGGCAAATCCACTTCCACGACCCTGCTCTCTCCCGATGGGGTTAGAAGCTTGCTCAATGCTCCTCATGGATGTGCAGAGCAGACAATGAAACGTATGGCCCCCACAGCCCTGGCCCTCCGCTATCTGGACCTTAGCCAGCGCTGGTATGAGCTGCCCGCTGGCACCAAAGACACGGCCCTCCAGTTCACAGAGCAAG gctaTATGAGAATTTTGACGTTTAAAAAGGGTGATGGATCGTATGGAGCTTGGACACACCATCCCACCAGTTACTG GCTGACGGGCCTTGTTGTGAAAGTGATGTCTCTGGTGGCAGAACGTCAGAATGCAGGcggtggagagaaggggagatgggcACAGGGTGTGTCTGAGCAGCATATCATTGATTCAGTCAGATACCTCCTGGTTAAACAGAAGGAGGATGGATCATTCTCGGACCCTAACCCAGTCATACACCGGGAAATGCAG ggAGGcattggagggatagagggagatgtCTCCATGACTGCTTTCATAACTGTGGCTCTAaatcactccctcccttttcTGACAGACAACAAGGAGCGTAGCGATACG aAAGCCATTATCTCCAAAGCCACCGACTACCTGCTCTCACGTGTTGAGGGGCTACAGAGGCCCTACGCTGTGGCCATAACAgcctactgtctgtcagtctgtctgtctgatcggAAACAGGCTGAGCCTGCCTGGGAAAAACTCAAAGGACTGGCAACTGAAG GGGAAGACCATTGCCGTGGGTGGTATGCTAACGCTGGCATGGTGAATGAGGAAAAGAAACATTATGTACCGACAACAGAGGCCATAACAGTAGAGACTACAGCCTATGCCCTGTTAACTGCAGTGGCTCATAAGGACGCAGAGTGGGCAGACTCTGCAGCCTGCTGGCTGACTTCACAGGAGAACTATGGAGGAGGTTTCAAGTCCACACag GATACTATAGTGGCTTTGGAGGCTCTCTCTGAGTATGCACTGAGCAGGCCCCAACCTCCCATCACAGAAGTGGAGGTACAGTTCACTATTCCAGGGAAGAGCGACATTCAGAAGCTGTCATTGGACAACAAGGGGGATAAAGTAGAAACGGAGCTGAAG AGACTGATTGGTAATCCTATCATTAACGTAGCCCTAACGGGACAGGGAAAAGCCAAGATGAAG GTTACGAAAGCTTACCATCTACTGGACACCTCAGACGACTGTAACCTTCTGTCAATCACAGTCAAAGTAGAGGGGAGGGTAAAGTACACTG CCCAGATTGTTGAAGACTACAATGACTATGAGGGTGACTATGGAGacggagagaaaagggaggaagaggatgtcCCCCGATCAGCGATTGAGTGGTTTGACGCTCGCAGCAGACACAGAAGAGATACTCAGCAAAGCCGGAATTCTGAAAACGATGTTGAATACGAAGTCTGTGTGAG TCATAGTCTGACCAGGAATCTCACAGGAATGTCCATAGCCGACATCACACTGCTCAGTGGCTTTGAGGCACAGACAGACGACCTGGACAAG CTAAAGAACCCTGATGAACAATACATCTCTCACTACGAGGTCTCACATGGCAAAGTGCTGTTGTACTTTAATGAG atTGAGGAAAGGGAGTGTGTAACGTTTAGGGCTGTGCAGACAGTAACTATAGGTTTACTGCAGCCTGCTCCGGCCACATTCTATGACTACTATGAACCAG aCAGAAAGTGTACTACTTTCTATGCTGCACCAAAAAGAAGCAAGATGGTTTCAACATTGTGTTCAGGGGATGTGTGCCAGTGTTCAGAGA GGCCCTGCCACAAAGAGAAGGACACTTTTGGACCACTGAAGCTAGAGAAGAAAGATCGTTTTGAACATGCTTGCTATTCCCCCACTGTGGATTACG GTTTCATTGTCCAAGTCATCAGTATGTCTGTGAAGAGTAACTTTGAACTCTACACAACTAATGTGACTCAGGTACTCCGAGCCA CCGGAGATGTGAAGCTGGAGGAGAGCAAAGTGCGAGTGTTCGCCAAGAGGCTCCAGTGTAAAGGACAGCTAGAGACAGGGAAGACATACCTCATCATGGGCAAAGATGGCTCCACCACCGACTCGAATGGCCA GATGCAATACCTTTTGGAATCAAATACCTGGATTGAACAAGTGCCTAATGAGAGAAAGTGCCAAGGATCAAAGAACAGACCTACATGCAAAAAATTTAAAGACTTTGTATCTGAGTACATGTTGAATGGCTGCACCCAGTAA
- the LOC124024361 gene encoding complement C4-like isoform X2, whose product MQSYDLGCSYGGGSDTASVLNDAGLSFISNSHVLSRMRKGFNCESGFRRQRRSLDLQEQMVSIKSRYSDAKLQECCSHGLSQIPMLRTCQQRAERVARANKDHVCVKAFLDCCIEGEKLREKKKRDDAQRGHGRTATATDIEDFFDTTNQQIRRSFPPSFAFTVVDINGKGSHTVALPDSITTWEIQAVSLSASHGICVAEPHEFRVFKKVFVSLRLPYSVKRFEQMSIAPVVYNYWDQAAQIALHMERNDKLCSPGSNSIKTYVNITVEAHSSKAVTFSAVPMETGPIPIKIRLYDIENEDSSDAIEKILNVRTEGIEKRVEETHFVDLNGKSRKSFTIDGKLPDNTVPGSSTNIFVKMEGELFGKSTSTTLLSPDGVRSLLNAPHGCAEQTMKRMAPTALALRYLDLSQRWYELPAGTKDTALQFTEQGYMRILTFKKGDGSYGAWTHHPTSYWLTGLVVKVMSLVAERQNAGGGEKGRWAQGVSEQHIIDSVRYLLVKQKEDGSFSDPNPVIHREMQGGIGGIEGDVSMTAFITVALNHSLPFLTDNKERSDTKAIISKATDYLLSRVEGLQRPYAVAITAYCLSVCLSDRKQAEPAWEKLKGLATEGEDHCRGWYANAGMVNEEKKHYVPTTEAITVETTAYALLTAVAHKDAEWADSAACWLTSQENYGGGFKSTQDTIVALEALSEYALSRPQPPITEVEVQFTIPGKSDIQKLSLDNKGDKVETELKRLIGNPIINVALTGQGKAKMKVTKAYHLLDTSDDCNLLSITVKVEGRVKYTAQIVEDYNDYEGDYGDGEKREEEDVPRSAIEWFDARSRHRRDTQQSRNSENDVEYEVCVSHSLTRNLTGMSIADITLLSGFEAQTDDLDKLKNPDEQYISHYEVSHGKVLLYFNEIEERECVTFRAVQTVTIGLLQPAPATFYDYYEPDRKCTTFYAAPKRSKMVSTLCSGDVCQCSERPCHKEKDTFGPLKLEKKDRFEHACYSPTVDYGFIVQVISMSVKSNFELYTTNVTQVLRATGDVKLEESKVRVFAKRLQCKGQLETGKTYLIMGKDGSTTDSNGQMQYLLESNTWIEQVPNERKCQGSKNRPTCKKFKDFVSEYMLNGCTQ is encoded by the exons ATGCAGTCCTATGACCTCGGTTGCTCATACGGTGgcggctcagatacagcctctgTGTTGAATGACGCTGGCTTGTCATTCATCTCCAACTCTCATGTGCTATCTAGGATGAGGAAGG GGTTTAACTGTGAGTCAGGCTTCAGACGACAGAGGCGTTCCCTGGACCTCCAGGAGCAGATGGTGTCCATAA AATCCAGGTACTCAGACGCCAAGCTGCAGGAGTGTTGTTCTCATGGCTTGTCCCAGATCCCCATGCTGAGGACGTGTCAGCAGAGAGCCGAGAGAGTGGCACGAGCCAATAAGGACCATGTCTGTGTCAAGGCCTTCCTGGACTGCTGCATAGAGGGAGAGAAGTTGAGGGAGAAGAAGAAACGAGACGACGCCCAGAGAGGACATGGCAGGA ctgcGACTGCCACAGACATCGAAGACTTCTTTGACACAACCAATCAGCAAATACGCAGAAGTTTCCCCCCAAGCTTTGCATTCACAGTGGTCGATATAAACGGCAAAGGAAG tCATACTGTGGCTCTGCCTGATTCCATCACCACCTGGGAGATACAGGCTGTCAGCTTGTCTGCTTCTCATg GCATCTGTGTGGCAGAACCACATGAGTTCCGTGTGTTTAAGAAGGTTTTTGTCTCTCTGAGGCTGCCGTACTCAGTCAAAAGATTTGAGCAGATGTCTATTGCTCCTGTTGTCTACAACTATTGGGACCAGGCTGCACAG ATTGCACTCCACATGGAGAGAAATGACAAGCTCTGTTCACCAGGCTCCAATTCCATCAAAACCTATGTCAACATCACCGTGGAGGCCCACTCCTCCAAAGCCGTCACATTCTCTGCAGTACCCATGGAAACCGGCCCCATACCCATCAAAATACGCCTTTATGACATAGAGAATGAGGACAGCAGTGATGCTATTGAAAAGATTCTGAATGTTAGA ACGGAGGGAATAGAGAAGAGAGTGGAGGAAACTCATTTTGTTGACCTGAATG GGAAGAGTCGCAAATCTTTCACGATTGATGGAAAGTTACCAGACAACACAGTCCCTGGCTCCAGCACCAATATCTTCGTCAAGATGGAAG GGGAGCTGTTTGGCAAATCCACTTCCACGACCCTGCTCTCTCCCGATGGGGTTAGAAGCTTGCTCAATGCTCCTCATGGATGTGCAGAGCAGACAATGAAACGTATGGCCCCCACAGCCCTGGCCCTCCGCTATCTGGACCTTAGCCAGCGCTGGTATGAGCTGCCCGCTGGCACCAAAGACACGGCCCTCCAGTTCACAGAGCAAG gctaTATGAGAATTTTGACGTTTAAAAAGGGTGATGGATCGTATGGAGCTTGGACACACCATCCCACCAGTTACTG GCTGACGGGCCTTGTTGTGAAAGTGATGTCTCTGGTGGCAGAACGTCAGAATGCAGGcggtggagagaaggggagatgggcACAGGGTGTGTCTGAGCAGCATATCATTGATTCAGTCAGATACCTCCTGGTTAAACAGAAGGAGGATGGATCATTCTCGGACCCTAACCCAGTCATACACCGGGAAATGCAG ggAGGcattggagggatagagggagatgtCTCCATGACTGCTTTCATAACTGTGGCTCTAaatcactccctcccttttcTGACAGACAACAAGGAGCGTAGCGATACG aAAGCCATTATCTCCAAAGCCACCGACTACCTGCTCTCACGTGTTGAGGGGCTACAGAGGCCCTACGCTGTGGCCATAACAgcctactgtctgtcagtctgtctgtctgatcggAAACAGGCTGAGCCTGCCTGGGAAAAACTCAAAGGACTGGCAACTGAAG GGGAAGACCATTGCCGTGGGTGGTATGCTAACGCTGGCATGGTGAATGAGGAAAAGAAACATTATGTACCGACAACAGAGGCCATAACAGTAGAGACTACAGCCTATGCCCTGTTAACTGCAGTGGCTCATAAGGACGCAGAGTGGGCAGACTCTGCAGCCTGCTGGCTGACTTCACAGGAGAACTATGGAGGAGGTTTCAAGTCCACACag GATACTATAGTGGCTTTGGAGGCTCTCTCTGAGTATGCACTGAGCAGGCCCCAACCTCCCATCACAGAAGTGGAGGTACAGTTCACTATTCCAGGGAAGAGCGACATTCAGAAGCTGTCATTGGACAACAAGGGGGATAAAGTAGAAACGGAGCTGAAG AGACTGATTGGTAATCCTATCATTAACGTAGCCCTAACGGGACAGGGAAAAGCCAAGATGAAG GTTACGAAAGCTTACCATCTACTGGACACCTCAGACGACTGTAACCTTCTGTCAATCACAGTCAAAGTAGAGGGGAGGGTAAAGTACACTG CCCAGATTGTTGAAGACTACAATGACTATGAGGGTGACTATGGAGacggagagaaaagggaggaagaggatgtcCCCCGATCAGCGATTGAGTGGTTTGACGCTCGCAGCAGACACAGAAGAGATACTCAGCAAAGCCGGAATTCTGAAAACGATGTTGAATACGAAGTCTGTGTGAG TCATAGTCTGACCAGGAATCTCACAGGAATGTCCATAGCCGACATCACACTGCTCAGTGGCTTTGAGGCACAGACAGACGACCTGGACAAG CTAAAGAACCCTGATGAACAATACATCTCTCACTACGAGGTCTCACATGGCAAAGTGCTGTTGTACTTTAATGAG atTGAGGAAAGGGAGTGTGTAACGTTTAGGGCTGTGCAGACAGTAACTATAGGTTTACTGCAGCCTGCTCCGGCCACATTCTATGACTACTATGAACCAG aCAGAAAGTGTACTACTTTCTATGCTGCACCAAAAAGAAGCAAGATGGTTTCAACATTGTGTTCAGGGGATGTGTGCCAGTGTTCAGAGA GGCCCTGCCACAAAGAGAAGGACACTTTTGGACCACTGAAGCTAGAGAAGAAAGATCGTTTTGAACATGCTTGCTATTCCCCCACTGTGGATTACG GTTTCATTGTCCAAGTCATCAGTATGTCTGTGAAGAGTAACTTTGAACTCTACACAACTAATGTGACTCAGGTACTCCGAGCCA CCGGAGATGTGAAGCTGGAGGAGAGCAAAGTGCGAGTGTTCGCCAAGAGGCTCCAGTGTAAAGGACAGCTAGAGACAGGGAAGACATACCTCATCATGGGCAAAGATGGCTCCACCACCGACTCGAATGGCCA GATGCAATACCTTTTGGAATCAAATACCTGGATTGAACAAGTGCCTAATGAGAGAAAGTGCCAAGGATCAAAGAACAGACCTACATGCAAAAAATTTAAAGACTTTGTATCTGAGTACATGTTGAATGGCTGCACCCAGTAA